The nucleotide window ACAACATTACAATTGTAAGTGGCAATAAATGTGGCACCTCGGCTCGTTCATGCATTTCCAATTTTGGCTTCCAATTTTTGCTTCCAATTTTTGCTTCCAATTTTTGCTTTTTAGGCGGACCTCATAAATGAGCTATACTTGTTGGGAACAAACTGACATCCTTTGTTTTCGTTCGAATGTAGATATTTTGTTCGGGCACATATGTATGCAACATATTTTAGGTAATGCTTAAATAAAgcattatcattttttcccACTTTCATTTTCCACATTTTTCCCACTTtcatttttcacatttttccCACTTtcatttttcccatttttcccatttttccCACTTTCATTTTCCACCATTTCGACGGTAAAAGTTGTCATTTTTTATCGAactatttaatttaattaagtTGTTTAATTAGTATGTGCATTATATAGAAACACGTTTGAGTTTTGTTCAAATTTAACGatttcttatttttaatgcatgaacaaaaaaaaattatgaaaaaaaatttaacaaaacataaatattaattaaagtgagtaaaatatataatatatttcacttttcattttttttttttgaaacatGCAAATATTTCccgtatatttatatatacatatatgagcatgaatataaaacatattgaGGTCGTTCAAGTTGAAAGTTCTCAAGTTGACGCCCCCAAATTGATGTGTGCACACTTTTTATGATTCCCTTTCGGTGCACATATtgtttttcttatatttattcacATATCGGATATGATTATATGGAAATGCGCAATTcaattatgtatatacaaataatacaTACATGCACATACTTCCTTCACTTCTGTACATTACACATGTAATGTATGAATTTGTTCCTTATTTATGtctaaatattaatatttaatatttttctgATAATCTTGCACAAGCTTCCaaacttatttttatcatattttctaATCTATCAGCAGCTAAAACATTGTCAAAATCTCCCTCATCCCATTTTAATGGGCATCCATCAACAATAAAGATACCTCCtgtttttactttttttaaagtACCCATTACCATTAATGTAGATAATTCCATTTCAACAACAGCTACATTAGCTTTAGAATAATCTAACAATCTTGTTGGGATGATGCTATGTGGATAATATAGATCAGAGGATAAACTAATACCATTGTGAACCTTAACATTTAATTCTTCGGCACATTTTAATAATGTAGAATAAACTTCATAATCTGCAACAGCAGGGAAATCAGAATGTATCATCATATGTGTAACTCTATCTTCTCTTACAGCAGCATTACATACACATAAATCTCCTCTTTTTATTGATTCTGGTTGTAAAGATCCACATGATCCTGCACGAATAATAACCTTTGCTCCGATATTAATTAATTCTTCAAAACATATAGCGCACCCAGCGGAACCGACACCATGACTTACACATAAAAATTTCTGTCCTTTATAATGACATTCAACACTTTTGTATTCTCTATTACATGCTAAATCTACATATGAATCACataatacttttattttgtcAACTCTTCCTGGATCTCCAACAACTAATACAACAGGGGTTGCATGTTTCTTGGAAAGCTTTATATGTCTTTGTTCCTCATCCATTCTACGCAAAAAGGAAGaatatgcatgtatgtaaAATGTGGGAATATGTAGAGCATGTGCATGTAGAACGTGTACATATGTAtggtataatataaatgtatcGACAATACGAAAATCTTAGCAATGTGCTAAGGTTGGCGATGTATCGTTGGAAACAgcacaaaaattaaaatacaTACGAAAAATTGATACAAAAATGGGTACACAAAATGCATACAAAAATACATTCggaaatattattagttcaCAATAAAATGAAGGGGAAATAAAGAAAGTGTAATATACTCATATGCTATTGAGAATATACATTTatgaaattataattaaaatagcttattacttttatatatgtttggAAAATTGCGAAAGATTATGTTTAggaaaaatttatataattatataaattataaaattatgttatttttttaaaagggt belongs to Plasmodium yoelii strain 17X genome assembly, chromosome: 11 and includes:
- a CDS encoding purine nucleoside phosphorylase, putative, with amino-acid sequence MDEEQRHIKLSKKHATPVVLVVGDPGRVDKIKVLCDSYVDLACNREYKSVECHYKGQKFLCVSHGVGSAGCAICFEELINIGAKVIIRAGSCGSLQPESIKRGDLCVCNAAVREDRVTHMMIHSDFPAVADYEVYSTLLKCAEELNVKVHNGISLSSDLYYPHSIIPTRLLDYSKANVAVVEMELSTLMVMGTLKKVKTGGIFIVDGCPLKWDEGDFDNVLAADRLENMIKISLEACARLSEKY